A stretch of the Panicum virgatum strain AP13 chromosome 9N, P.virgatum_v5, whole genome shotgun sequence genome encodes the following:
- the LOC120693141 gene encoding GDSL esterase/lipase At1g28590-like isoform X1, with protein sequence MATFSHLPMVLPLLLTLLVAAEAAAGAAQPTGGRLSPARYARVFAFGNSLTDTGNAAIFPATATGPSTRQPYGQTYFGHPTGRASDGRLIIDFLVKELKVPLPTPYLAGRTAADFLGGANFALGGATALDPAFLASRGIRSAVPVSLSNETNWFHNVLQLLSSSGYAEQRKITSRSVFLVGEIGVNDYFLALMSNKSIDVAESLVPHIIGTIRSALTDMIGAGARTVVVTGMLPLGCEPKLLAMFPSGPSNYDPASGCDERFNELAVRHNRALKRVLWELRLRYPGRSLLYADVYHPIYRAVASPARYGFGNKPLAACCGGGGGPNNFNYTAFCGTPKSTTCADPSKYISWDGIHLTEAANRFIARSMLRGVLLPVAEPGFQQQA encoded by the exons ATGGCAACTTTTTCACACCTCCCCATGGTGCTTCCGCTTCTCCTTACCCTTCTCGTTGCAGCAGaagccgctgccggcgccgcccagCCCACCGGCGGCAGGCTCAGCCCGGCGCGCTACGCCCGCGTCTTCGCATTCGGCAACTCGCTCACCGACACCGGAAATGCGGCCATCTtcccggccacggccacgggccCATCCACCCGGCAGCCGTACGGGCAGACCTACTTCGGCCATCCCACCGGCAGGGCCTCCGACGGCCGGCTCATCATCGATTTCCTCG TCAAAGAACTGAAGGTGCCACTGCCGACACCGTACCTCGCCGGTAGGACGGCCGCAGACTTTCTGGGAGGCGCGAACTTCGCgctgggcggcgcgacggcgctgGACCCGGCGTTCTTGGCGAGCCGAGGGATAAGGTCGGCCGTGCCTGTTTCTCTCAGCAATGAGACAAACTGGTTTCACAACGTTCTGCAGCTACTAAGCTCCTCAGGCTACG CAGAGCAACGCAAGATCACGTCGAGATCGGTCTTCCTCGTCGGCGAGATCGGAGTCAACGACTACTTCTTGGCCCTCATGAGCAATAAGTCCATCGATGTTGCGGAGAGCCTCGTGCCCCACATCATCGGCACCATCCGATCAGCCCTGACC GACATGATCGGCGCCGGAGCGAGGACGGTGGTCGTCACGGGAATGCTACCCCTCGGCTGCGAGCCCAAGCTGCTCGCCATGTTCCCGAGCGGCCCCAGCAACTACGACCCGGCGTCCGGGTGCGACGAGCGGTTCAACGAGCTCGCCGTGAGACACAACCGCGCGCTCAAGCGCGTGCTCTGGGAGCTCCGGCTCCGCTACCCCGGCAGGTCCCTCTTGTACGCTGACGTGTACCACCCCATCTATAGAGCcgtcgcgtcgccggcgaggtacGGCTTCGGCAACAAGCCGCTGGCCGCATGCtgtggaggtggcggcgggccGAACAACTTCAACTACACGGCGTTCTGCGGCACCCCGAAGTCGACGACGTGCGCAGACCCGTCCAAGTACATCTCGTGGGATGGGATCCacctcaccgaagcagccaacAGGTTCATTGCACGCTCCATGCTAAGGGGAGTGCTGCTGCCtgtggcggagccaggattcCAGCAGCAAGCCTAG
- the LOC120693141 gene encoding GDSL esterase/lipase At1g28590-like isoform X2, with protein MATFSHLPMVLPLLLTLLVAAEAAAGAAQPTGGRLSPARYARVFAFGNSLTDTGNAAIFPATATGPSTRQPYGQTYFGHPTGRASDGRLIIDFLVKELKVPLPTPYLAGRTAADFLGGANFALGGATALDPAFLASRGIRSAVPVSLSNETNWFHNVLQLLSSSGYEQRKITSRSVFLVGEIGVNDYFLALMSNKSIDVAESLVPHIIGTIRSALTDMIGAGARTVVVTGMLPLGCEPKLLAMFPSGPSNYDPASGCDERFNELAVRHNRALKRVLWELRLRYPGRSLLYADVYHPIYRAVASPARYGFGNKPLAACCGGGGGPNNFNYTAFCGTPKSTTCADPSKYISWDGIHLTEAANRFIARSMLRGVLLPVAEPGFQQQA; from the exons ATGGCAACTTTTTCACACCTCCCCATGGTGCTTCCGCTTCTCCTTACCCTTCTCGTTGCAGCAGaagccgctgccggcgccgcccagCCCACCGGCGGCAGGCTCAGCCCGGCGCGCTACGCCCGCGTCTTCGCATTCGGCAACTCGCTCACCGACACCGGAAATGCGGCCATCTtcccggccacggccacgggccCATCCACCCGGCAGCCGTACGGGCAGACCTACTTCGGCCATCCCACCGGCAGGGCCTCCGACGGCCGGCTCATCATCGATTTCCTCG TCAAAGAACTGAAGGTGCCACTGCCGACACCGTACCTCGCCGGTAGGACGGCCGCAGACTTTCTGGGAGGCGCGAACTTCGCgctgggcggcgcgacggcgctgGACCCGGCGTTCTTGGCGAGCCGAGGGATAAGGTCGGCCGTGCCTGTTTCTCTCAGCAATGAGACAAACTGGTTTCACAACGTTCTGCAGCTACTAAGCTCCTCAGGCTACG AGCAACGCAAGATCACGTCGAGATCGGTCTTCCTCGTCGGCGAGATCGGAGTCAACGACTACTTCTTGGCCCTCATGAGCAATAAGTCCATCGATGTTGCGGAGAGCCTCGTGCCCCACATCATCGGCACCATCCGATCAGCCCTGACC GACATGATCGGCGCCGGAGCGAGGACGGTGGTCGTCACGGGAATGCTACCCCTCGGCTGCGAGCCCAAGCTGCTCGCCATGTTCCCGAGCGGCCCCAGCAACTACGACCCGGCGTCCGGGTGCGACGAGCGGTTCAACGAGCTCGCCGTGAGACACAACCGCGCGCTCAAGCGCGTGCTCTGGGAGCTCCGGCTCCGCTACCCCGGCAGGTCCCTCTTGTACGCTGACGTGTACCACCCCATCTATAGAGCcgtcgcgtcgccggcgaggtacGGCTTCGGCAACAAGCCGCTGGCCGCATGCtgtggaggtggcggcgggccGAACAACTTCAACTACACGGCGTTCTGCGGCACCCCGAAGTCGACGACGTGCGCAGACCCGTCCAAGTACATCTCGTGGGATGGGATCCacctcaccgaagcagccaacAGGTTCATTGCACGCTCCATGCTAAGGGGAGTGCTGCTGCCtgtggcggagccaggattcCAGCAGCAAGCCTAG